Part of the Gemmatimonadaceae bacterium genome is shown below.
CACGCCGATCAAGCAGACGCGGCTCTTCGCGCCCGCGCTCATCATCCTCTCGATCTGCAAATTCACGATCGTCGTGATGTTCTACATGCACCTCAAGTACGACGCCAAGATCTTCCGCGGGCTGTTCCTGGGACCGTTGACGATCGCGATCATCGTCATCATCTCCCTCCTCTTCCTCTTCGGACACCTGTCGCTGCACGCGACCTGATGTGCCCGTAGGACAGTGGCGATGACGATGACCCTCTGGTTGCACCCGGCTGGCACCTTCAGCTGGTCGTCGTTCAGCGTGCACCCGAGCACCGTCATCGGCATCGCTGCGTTAGGCGCGCTGTACGCCTGGCGCGCCCGCGCCGGCGAAGTGGATCCCGTTCCGCAGCCGGGCGCCGCGCCGCCCAGTGCGCCCGACCCAAGACGCCGGCCAACGCATGGCCAGGTGCTGGCGTTCGTCCTCGGCCTGGCGACGTTGTTCTTATCGCTCAACGGCCCGCTGCACGATCTGAGCGACGACTATCTGTTCAGCGCCCACATGGTGCAGCATCTCGTGCTCACCATGATCGTCACGCCGCTGTTGATCGCGGGAACACCGGGATGGATGCTGCGGCCGGCGCTGCGCAGCCGAAGCGTCGCGGCAGTCGCGCGACGCATCACGACGGGACCGGCAGCGTTCGGGATCTTCAACGTCACGATCGTCGTGTGGCATCTGCCGCCGCTCTACAACTATGCTCTCGTGCACCATCCGGTGCACATCGTGATGCACCTCTGTTTCCTCGTCGCATCCACCATCATGTGGTGGCCGGTGATGAGCACGATGCCCGAGCTGCCGGCGCTCTCGTATCCGAAGCAGATGCTGTACTTGTTCCTGATGTCGCTGCCGATGACCGCCGTGGCGATGATCATCACGTACGCGAGCACGACGCTCTTCCCATCCTACGCCGCCGCACCTCGCGTGTGGGCGCTGTCCCCGCTCGAGGATCAGCGCCTGGGCGGCCTGATCATGTGGATCCCCGGCGGCTTCGTCTTCATTGGCGTCCTGTCCGTCGCATTTTTCAGATGGGTCCGCGAGTTCGAGCGCCAGGAAGCTACAGTCTGACAAACCGCGGACCAAGCGACAGGCGGACAGCGCGGACACACCGGACAAACTGCGGACCGCTACAGGCGTAGCGGTCCGCGGTTTGTCCGTGTGTCCGCGATTGTCCGCCTGTCGCCTTGTCCGCCTTTAGTCTCGCCTTTAGTCCGCCTTTAGTCCGCCGGTCATTCACCTTCCATGGCGTGCGCGAATTCCTGACGCAACGCCGGATGCGTGCGGTACAGGTACGTTCCCATGAGGAGCGCCGCCAACACGTTCCCGGCCGCGATCTGATACCACGCGAGCGCGTGCATTCGCGTCTCGGCCATCGTCGCCGCCACACCATAGAAGCCCAGCTCGAAGATGATGAAGAGCAACGTGAACGTGACCAGGACCGACGGCTCGACTTCGGCGCGATGCACCACCCGCGATGCGATAAGGCCAGAGAAGACAAACGCCGCGTAATGGAAGACCGTGTATATCGCGACGTGCAGTACCGCGCTGTCAGTCCCGGTGTTACCGAAGACGCTGAACAGCGCGGCGCCTAACAGCTCCGGCGTGTAGAACACGCCGTGCCCGCTCACGACGTCCACGACCAGAAACCAGACCGCCACACCCGTCGCCGCAATCACCCCCGCCACCACTCCTTCGCGAACCGTATTGTGCGCTGCCGGCATGCCAACCTCCGCGTGTGCTCGTGACGGACTCAGCTTCGCCAGGCCTGCCCGATCGTCCTGAATGTGCGACGCTATGCACAGAATGCCTAGACCATCCCCTAACGGAAGCCAGCGACGGCCTCGACAAATGCCTGCGCTCGTGCAACTATAAGGCATGACACGACATGCCTCTCTCCACCGGGCGGTGCTTGTCATACCTGCCGCCGCCCTCCTCATCGCGCTCGGCGCCTGCGGCTCAGGCAACTCGTCCGAATCCGCCGCCAACTGCCCCGCGATGGACGCGCCCGAATACACGAGCGCCGTCGACCAATACCTCCACGGTCTCGATCCCGAGCCACTCCGATTCCTCTTCTATTCATCGGGTGACTCGGCGCTTCCCGACGCTGTCCGCAGCGAGCTCGAGACGAAAGGACCAACGTACCTCTTCCCGAGCGATCCGGCGGGTCAGAAGAAGCAGCTCGAGAATCTCAAGGCGAAAAACGATGTCGTGA
Proteins encoded:
- a CDS encoding cytochrome c oxidase assembly protein yields the protein MTMTLWLHPAGTFSWSSFSVHPSTVIGIAALGALYAWRARAGEVDPVPQPGAAPPSAPDPRRRPTHGQVLAFVLGLATLFLSLNGPLHDLSDDYLFSAHMVQHLVLTMIVTPLLIAGTPGWMLRPALRSRSVAAVARRITTGPAAFGIFNVTIVVWHLPPLYNYALVHHPVHIVMHLCFLVASTIMWWPVMSTMPELPALSYPKQMLYLFLMSLPMTAVAMIITYASTTLFPSYAAAPRVWALSPLEDQRLGGLIMWIPGGFVFIGVLSVAFFRWVREFERQEATV
- a CDS encoding cytochrome C oxidase subunit IV family protein: MTADHSHATAASDAHEPIAPPHKEVHFPTWSTYKWVALILGVLTVAEVWIYYTPIKQTRLFAPALIILSICKFTIVVMFYMHLKYDAKIFRGLFLGPLTIAIIVIISLLFLFGHLSLHAT